CCAGGGTGATGCCCGTCCCGCCCTCCGCCTCGAACTCCTTCAGGGCCTCCACGTTCCTCCCGCGGGGTGACATGTGGAAGTGGTCGTCGTAGGCGGGGACTCTGTCCATGCTACGCCACCGACGAATCATTTAATAAAGCTGATTGCCGTGGAGAATCCGCATGGCTGAGCAGGCGGAACCCCAGAAGCAGAAGCCCTTCGCGAGCAACGAGCTGGACTCCAATTCCCGTTTCCTCTACAAACTCTTCAGGAGGTACTACCGCTCGTTCACCCCGGACATGCCGGACCGCTTCACGAAGAAGGAGTTCGGTTTCATCCCCTTCGGCAGGACCATGCAGAGACACATGGCGTTCACCTCCCAGGATGACCTCAAGACGTTCATGATGACCAAGGTGCCCGCCCACAGCTACTATTCCACCGCATACTACCGCCATCCCTCCCGCCCCGTGATGGAAGAGAAGGAGTGGATGGGGGCGGAGCTCATCTTCGACCTCGATGCGGACCACCTCCAGGGGGCGGACGAGATGACCTACAGCGAGATGATGGTGCAGATCCGCAGGGAGATGATCGCCCTCTGCGACGACTACCTGTTCTCCGACCTCGGTTTCTCGGAGGACCAGGTCCACATCTGCTTCTCCGGCGGAAGAGGCTACCACGCCCACATCAGGTCCAACGACATCTACACCCTCGGCGCCAACGAGCGCAGGGAGCTCGTCGATTACATCTCCTGCACCGGCCTCGACCTGGAGAGGATCTTCCCGGTCCACCAGAACGCGATGGGCGCGGTGTCATACGGCAACGGCACATCTGTTGCGAAAATCAACAAATACCGCCTCCTGCCCGCTCCCGACGAGGGAGGATGGAAGCACAAGATGAGGGAGGCCCTCAAGGACATCGTCAAGGACATCCGGGAGGAGGAGCCCAAACGCATCAAGAAGCTGTACCCCTCGGTGAAATCCCAGAACTCCAGCCTGGAGAAGATGGGTACCCACCTGAGGAAGTGCGGCGACATCATGTTCGAACGCGGCACCATGGTGGACCTGGAGCCGTGGGAGCAGGAGATCCTGATGAAGTGCCTGAACGACGTGGCCCCGAGGCTCTCCAGCGAAGTCGACAAGCCCGTCACACCCGACATCAAGAGGCTGATCCGTCTGCCGGGATCCCTCCACGGGAAGACCGGCCTAAGGGTCACCCCGATCACAAGGGACCAGCTCACGGACTACGACCCGCTGCAGTCCGCCGTCCCCGACGTGTTCACCTCCGACCCCGTGAAGGTCACGATGAGGAAGGACATGTCGATCAACATCCTCGGCGAGGATATGTCCCTCAAGGGCGAGACCGAGGTCCCGGAGTTCGCGGCGCCGTTCCTCGTCGGGAGGAAATACGCCGACTACGGCTGGAAATCCCAACAGTCCGAGCGCCTTTTCTGACCGGATTCTGAAGACGATTCCCGCAAGATGTTTAGACGGTTAAGCGTCCGCCTTTAACGCGTCCGCGATACCTTTAATTATCAATTGGGGGTTGGGTTCTGTTAGATAAATATGAAGGCATTCCTCGTAACCGGTTCCTTCGCGGACCCCAGAAAAGAGCAGCCCTTCTCCATCGAGATGGCTGCAGACGACGAGGCCTCTGTCAAGGAGAAGGCACTCTCCACTATCGGCAGCAGGCACAAGATGAAGAGATGGCAGATCAAGATCGACAAGATCGAGGAGATCCCCGCGGATCAGATCCAGAGCCACCTCGTGAAGTACCAGGCCGGTGCTTGAACTGAACGACGAAGAGCTCCGCCAGGCGGCAAGGGCCCTCGACAGCTACAACAAGCAGTTGGAAACCCTCTCGCGCCAGGTCAAACTCCTTCAGGCTACCCGCGACGAGGCCGCCCGCGCTTTTAGGGCGCTCTCCGCACTCAAGGACGCCAAGGAGGGGGACGAGATCATGGTCCCCGTCGGAGCTTCCACCTACATCACCGTCAAGGTGACCGGCAAGAACGCCGTCGTCGGCGTCGGCAACGGTGTCGCGGTCGAGAAGTCCCTTGACGATGCCCAGGCCTACATGCAGAGTCAGGGCGACGAGATCACCTCGGCCCTCAACGAGGCCGTTTCCGCGATGCAGGAGGTCCAGAGCTACACCCAGGAGCTCGCGGACGCCATCCAGCAGGAATACCGCCAGCGCCAGGCAAACGGCGTGCAGTGAGTTTTCACATGTTCGATTCCCTCAAGTCCAAGCTCAAAGGCATCTTCAAGAAAGGTGAGAAGCTTGACGAGGGTTCGGTTTACGAGGAACCCCCGAAAGAGGAGACCCCCGTCTCCCTTCCGGAACCTTCCCCCGAACAGGAAGCCAGCGTTCCCGCAGAGGAGTCTCCGGCAGAACAGCCCAGGGAGGAGCCCAAGAAACTCTCCAAGAAGGAGAGGATGGCCGCCGCCAAGGCGAGGCACTCCGGCGAGAAGCGTTCCTCCGACATGCTCAGTGAGGGATTCCTGAGCAAGAAGATCAAGGACGACCCGCTCGATGACATCCTCGACGAACTGGAGGTCACCCTCCTCGAGAGCGACGTCGCATACGACGTCGTCCAGGAGATCATCCTCGGTGTGAGGAACAACCTCTCCGGGAAGAAATACAGCCGCGAATACTCCCTCGAGCAGATCGTGGAGTTCGCGGTCAGGGAGGCCGTCAGCGACGTTCTCCAGGTCAACGAGTTCGACTTCGACGCATGGCTGGAGGAGCAGAGCCGCCCCGCCGTCATCATGTTCGTCGGGATCAACGGGACCGGCAAGACCACCGCCATCGCCAAGATCGGCAACCGTCTCAAGAACCAGGGCAAGAGCGTCGTTCTCGCGGCATGCGACACCTTCAGGGCCGGGGCCATCGAGCAGCTCACCATCCACTCCGAGAAACTCGGAATCAAGATCGTCAAATCGCAGCAGGACGCGGACCCCGCATCCGTCGCCTACGACGCGGTCGAGCACGCCCGCTCCAAGATGAGGGACGTGGTCCTCATCGACACCGCGGGAAGGATGCAGACCAACAACAACCTCATCGCCGAGATGAAGAAGATCACCAAGGTCTGCAAGCCCGACCTCAAGATCTTCGTCGGCGATTCCCTCGCCGGCAACGACGCAATCGAGCAGGCGAAGGTCTTCGATGACGCCATCGGGATCGATGCGATCATCCTCACCAAGATCGACACCGACGCAAAGGGCGGTGCCGCACTCTCCATCGCCAAGACCATCGGCAAACCCATCGCCTTCGTCTGCGACGGGCAGGAGTACGAGGACATCGAGAAATTCGATGCCGACTGGATGCTCAACAGGCTTTTCGAGCAGTGAGTTCACTGCGGGCTGACGCAGAGTTTGTAGAACAGCGTGGCGAATACCTTCGCATCGTTGATGATGTTCTGCACCGGCACATATTCGTTGGGGCCGTGCAGGGTCCCCCCTCCGGTCTCCCATACGTATGCGTCGTACCCTTTCAGACGGAAGAAGTTGGCGCAGGTCGCACCGCCGACGCCGGTGGCCTCGGGCCTGTGGCCCAGAACCTCCTCTACGGAATCCGAGAGTGCCTTGAATACGGGGGAATCGGTGCTCGATTTCCCGCCGGACTCGTGCCTCTGGAGCTCCTTCACGGTGATCTTCGCCCCGGTGGCCTCGTAGCGAGAGGCTATATCCTGCGCGGTCTTGAGGACATCCTCCACCTTGTAATCGGGGAGGATCCTGCAGTCCATGCAGAACGACCAGGAACCGGGGATGGTGTTGACGTTGAGGACTGTGGAATCCGCCTTGGTGGGCTCGAAGCTGGACTTCGCGGGGAGGAACATGGGATTCTCCATCGGGAACCTCTCGTTGAGGGCCACTATGACATCATCGATGATGGCCGCGCCCAGCCTGAATGCGTTGATCCCGATGTCCGGGGTCGATGCGTGGACGGACTTGCCGACTATATCGAACTGCAGCCAGATCAGGCTCTTCTCGTTGACCTCGATGTACTTGCCATCGGGGCTCCCCCAGTCGGGGACCAGGAAGATGTCGTCCGGCGAGAAGTAGCCGTTATCGATGAGGTGGCAGACGCCGTAATGGCTGGCCATCTCCTCGTCGGCGACCCATGCGACCCCGATGGACATGCCCTCGAGGGTGCCCTTCTCGAAGAAACGGGATGCGAACATCGAGGACAGGACGGACTGTCCGTTGTCCTCGGTTCCCCTCCCGTAGACCTTCCCGTCCCTGTAGATCCCCTTGAACGGATCGGTCTCCCAGTCGGCGAGATTGCCTGCGGGGACGGTATCGATGTGCGCGATGATCCAAACGGTGCCGCTGCGCTTGCCGTTCTTCTTGGCAAGGATGTTGGATCTCATGATGCCGGGATGGTCCTCATCGGGAACGTCCACCCTCTGGACGGAATCGAAGTCCTTCAGATATCCCTGTAGGAAATCCGCCCTTTTGGACTCCCCTTCGCCGCCGACGGCAGGGGACATCGCGGGAATGGAGATCATGTCGCACATTATCTTCGCGATGTACTCGCGGGACCCTTCGATGGCTCTCATGACCTCCAGCAGCTGCATGAGTCCATAATCAATAGGCTGATTGATAAGGGTTAGTACAAGACCCGGCGGTACCTCTGATTCCTTGCATTCGGATTATCGGGAACGGTCCTGACGACGAAACCGTACTCCAGAGCGGGAGTCATATTATCACTTTGTGTATCAGTCTGGTCCTGTAAAACGATAAGAGCCAGATTGAAATAAATGACCGAGGGGAAGACCCCTCGGATTGAGGTTTAATCACTCGCGCTTCACGATCATCGTGACCGCGTTTCCTCCGCCGAGGCAGAGGGTTGCGAGTCCGACGTCCTTCTGCCTGTCCTGGAGGGCGTAGAGCAGGGTGGTCATGACCCTGGATCCGGAGCATCCGATGGGATGTCCGAGGGCGACCGCTCCTCCGTTGACGTTGAAGATCTCGTCGGGTACGTTGAGGGTCTTCTTGACCGCGCAGGATGCGGAGGCGAAGGCCTCGTTGTGCTCGAACAGGTCGATGTCGTCGATGGTCATCCCAGCCTTCTTCATGACATGCTCGGAAGCGGGGATGGGTGCCTCCATGATCCTCTCGGGGAGGACTCCCCTCTCTCCGTATGCGACGATGGATGCCATGGGCTTGAGGGAGTGCTCCTCGGCGAACTTGCGGGAACAGACGATCATCGAGGATGCTCCGTCGGACAGCTGGGAGGAGTTCCCGGCGGTGACGATTCCGTCCTTCTTGAAGACGGGCTTGAGCTTTCCGAGGGACTCCATGGACGAGTCGGCGCGGATTCCCTCGTCCTTGTCGAAGGCGTAGTCGCCGAGCTTCTTGTCATGGAGCATGACGGGGACGATCTCCTTGTCGAACTTCCCGTCCTTCTGGGCCTTGGCTGCCTTCAGGTGGCTCTCGACGGAGAGCTGGTCGGCGTCCTCGCGGGTGACGTTGAACCTCTCGGCGACGATCTCGCCGGTGAACCCCATGTGCTGG
This is a stretch of genomic DNA from Thermoplasmatales archaeon BRNA1. It encodes these proteins:
- a CDS encoding putative DNA primase, eukaryotic-type, small subunit, with protein sequence MAEQAEPQKQKPFASNELDSNSRFLYKLFRRYYRSFTPDMPDRFTKKEFGFIPFGRTMQRHMAFTSQDDLKTFMMTKVPAHSYYSTAYYRHPSRPVMEEKEWMGAELIFDLDADHLQGADEMTYSEMMVQIRREMIALCDDYLFSDLGFSEDQVHICFSGGRGYHAHIRSNDIYTLGANERRELVDYISCTGLDLERIFPVHQNAMGAVSYGNGTSVAKINKYRLLPAPDEGGWKHKMREALKDIVKDIREEEPKRIKKLYPSVKSQNSSLEKMGTHLRKCGDIMFERGTMVDLEPWEQEILMKCLNDVAPRLSSEVDKPVTPDIKRLIRLPGSLHGKTGLRVTPITRDQLTDYDPLQSAVPDVFTSDPVKVTMRKDMSINILGEDMSLKGETEVPEFAAPFLVGRKYADYGWKSQQSERLF
- a CDS encoding Ribosomal protein L20A (L18A); the encoded protein is MKAFLVTGSFADPRKEQPFSIEMAADDEASVKEKALSTIGSRHKMKRWQIKIDKIEEIPADQIQSHLVKYQAGA
- a CDS encoding prefoldin, archaeal alpha subunit/eukaryotic subunit 5, which gives rise to MLELNDEELRQAARALDSYNKQLETLSRQVKLLQATRDEAARAFRALSALKDAKEGDEIMVPVGASTYITVKVTGKNAVVGVGNGVAVEKSLDDAQAYMQSQGDEITSALNEAVSAMQEVQSYTQELADAIQQEYRQRQANGVQ
- a CDS encoding signal recognition particle-docking protein FtsY, with protein sequence MFDSLKSKLKGIFKKGEKLDEGSVYEEPPKEETPVSLPEPSPEQEASVPAEESPAEQPREEPKKLSKKERMAAAKARHSGEKRSSDMLSEGFLSKKIKDDPLDDILDELEVTLLESDVAYDVVQEIILGVRNNLSGKKYSREYSLEQIVEFAVREAVSDVLQVNEFDFDAWLEEQSRPAVIMFVGINGTGKTTAIAKIGNRLKNQGKSVVLAACDTFRAGAIEQLTIHSEKLGIKIVKSQQDADPASVAYDAVEHARSKMRDVVLIDTAGRMQTNNNLIAEMKKITKVCKPDLKIFVGDSLAGNDAIEQAKVFDDAIGIDAIILTKIDTDAKGGAALSIAKTIGKPIAFVCDGQEYEDIEKFDADWMLNRLFEQ
- a CDS encoding acetylornithine deacetylase or succinyl-diaminopimelate desuccinylase; amino-acid sequence: MQLLEVMRAIEGSREYIAKIMCDMISIPAMSPAVGGEGESKRADFLQGYLKDFDSVQRVDVPDEDHPGIMRSNILAKKNGKRSGTVWIIAHIDTVPAGNLADWETDPFKGIYRDGKVYGRGTEDNGQSVLSSMFASRFFEKGTLEGMSIGVAWVADEEMASHYGVCHLIDNGYFSPDDIFLVPDWGSPDGKYIEVNEKSLIWLQFDIVGKSVHASTPDIGINAFRLGAAIIDDVIVALNERFPMENPMFLPAKSSFEPTKADSTVLNVNTIPGSWSFCMDCRILPDYKVEDVLKTAQDIASRYEATGAKITVKELQRHESGGKSSTDSPVFKALSDSVEEVLGHRPEATGVGGATCANFFRLKGYDAYVWETGGGTLHGPNEYVPVQNIINDAKVFATLFYKLCVSPQ
- a CDS encoding acetyl-CoA acetyltransferase; translation: MEEAVIVSACRTAIGKYGKSLSGIKSTDLGALCVKEAVKRANLEATDIEECIMGSVLQAGLGQNPARQAAIGAGLPVEIGSFTVNAVCGSGLKAAMLAADAIKAGEYQCLAVGGMESMSNAPYIMNGARWGYRMNDQTVVDCMVHDGLWDIFNNQHMGFTGEIVAERFNVTREDADQLSVESHLKAAKAQKDGKFDKEIVPVMLHDKKLGDYAFDKDEGIRADSSMESLGKLKPVFKKDGIVTAGNSSQLSDGASSMIVCSRKFAEEHSLKPMASIVAYGERGVLPERIMEAPIPASEHVMKKAGMTIDDIDLFEHNEAFASASCAVKKTLNVPDEIFNVNGGAVALGHPIGCSGSRVMTTLLYALQDRQKDVGLATLCLGGGNAVTMIVKRE